A single window of Chloracidobacterium sp. DNA harbors:
- a CDS encoding nucleotide exchange factor GrpE encodes MNLDENMDQPQDPLEMIEADETSSVDDFIRELEAKEKDLHITSDLRIEIEDADFEISAVPGFVQQELSVKPAVKLPPVLSPVTKARNHELESEIAALKVRVLELKTERSDMQEKSDRRLKDFENFKYRMDRERRGSFIDQIGNLAGQMLPVLDNLHRAIDAADEIGGERGRDFQQFFDGIVLVNQQLNDIFAGMGVTPIATVGEQFDPHFHEAVATEVRPEMPANTISDELLRGYRIGNRVIRHSMVKVIVLPGQAAAPSEIPATAPADIPETDATSE; translated from the coding sequence ATGAACCTTGACGAAAACATGGACCAGCCACAGGATCCGCTCGAAATGATCGAGGCCGACGAGACATCGTCGGTCGATGATTTTATCCGAGAGCTCGAGGCCAAGGAAAAAGATCTGCATATCACATCCGATCTGAGGATCGAGATCGAAGATGCCGATTTTGAGATCTCGGCTGTGCCCGGCTTCGTCCAGCAAGAATTGTCAGTTAAACCTGCCGTAAAGCTGCCGCCCGTGCTATCGCCGGTGACCAAGGCCCGCAATCACGAGCTCGAAAGCGAGATCGCAGCCCTTAAGGTCCGCGTCTTGGAGCTCAAGACCGAGCGTAGCGATATGCAGGAAAAGAGCGATAGGCGGCTCAAGGACTTTGAAAATTTCAAATATCGTATGGATCGCGAACGCCGCGGATCCTTTATCGATCAGATCGGAAATCTTGCGGGCCAAATGCTGCCCGTGCTCGATAACCTACATCGGGCGATCGATGCAGCCGATGAGATCGGCGGCGAACGCGGCCGTGATTTTCAGCAGTTTTTTGACGGCATCGTGCTGGTCAATCAACAGCTGAACGACATTTTTGCCGGAATGGGCGTAACGCCGATCGCAACGGTCGGTGAGCAGTTTGATCCCCATTTTCACGAGGCTGTCGCTACTGAAGTTAGGCCTGAAATGCCGGCCAACACAATTTCTGACGAGTTACTCCGAGGCTACCGCATCGGCAATAGAGTGATCCGTCACTCGATGGTTAAGGTGATAGTACTGCCCGGCCAGGCCGCAGCACCATCTGAAATTCCCGCAACGGCTCCGGCCGACATTCCCGAAACGGATGCTACATCCGAATAG